One window from the genome of Dermacentor variabilis isolate Ectoservices unplaced genomic scaffold, ASM5094787v1 scaffold_13, whole genome shotgun sequence encodes:
- the LOC142566808 gene encoding uncharacterized protein LOC142566808, translated as MAGIKPPQPFDFHNAADWPSWIEEFEDYSFASGLSEKTEEIQVRTLLYTMGRKAREILRSLAVKDEDLKTFKVLKAKFEACFVHTKNTVYESARFNRRRQQPGETVDEFATDLHKLAERCDFDNMKDRLIRDRFVVGLLDEALSEELQMDPKLTLATALARARTSETIKQQQADLKQREGTSAETYVAVVKNKKTEQKREWNATLARRKKTASVKSCTYGAGSMHPRTSCPAKQQKCFYCQKLGHFEKACRIKNRERKLDGVTAPGCPDNGCPDNERQFLSTVTPQQSKLSAHFVTVQINGHEVKMKVDTEAEVTVVGENFPGMPSYLENAGNLRGPSDASIDTYPELALLKGDTSSEAVISHLKSIFARHGIPNTVVSDNGPQFVSFAFKHFSSVYGFKHVTTSALFPQANSEAERMGKKFR; from the exons ATGGCTGGGATAAAGCCTCCGCAGCCATTTGATTTCCACAACGCAGCAGACTGGCCCTCTTGGATTGAGGAATTCGAAGACTACAGCTTCGCATCCGGTCTCAGCGAGAAAACGGAAGAAATTCAAGTAAGAACCCTTCTTTACACAATGGGCCGGAAGGCAAGAGAGATTCTTCGCTCGTTAGCGGTAAAAGACGAAGACCTGAAGACTTTCAAGGTCTTAAAGGCAAAGTTTGAAGCCTGTTTCGTTCACACGAAGAACACAGTGTATGAGAGCGCCCGTTTTAACAGACGTCGTCAACAGCCAGGGGAAACTGTAGACGAATTTGCAACCGACCTCCACAAGTTAGCAGAACGATGCGACTTCGATAACATGAAGGACCGTTTAATAAGGGATCGCTTTGTAGTTGGCCTTCTAGACGAAGCGCTGTCGGAAGAGCTTCAAATGGACCCTAAGCTAACATTGGCCACCGCATTAGCAAGGGCCCGAACAAGCGAAACGataaagcagcagcaagcagactTGAAACAGCGGGAAGGTACGAGCGCCGAAACATATGTTGCAGTggtaaagaacaagaaaacagaACAGAAGAGAGAATGGAATGCTACACTTGCGCGTCGCAAGAAGACCGCTTCTGTAAAAAGCTGCACTTATGGCGCAGGTTCGATGCACCCGCGAACTAGTTGCCCAGCGAAGCAGCAAAAATGCTTTTACTGCCAGAAGCTAGGGCATTTCGAAAAGGCTTGTCGAAttaaaaacagagaaagaaaacttGACGGGGTAACGGCACCGGGCTGCCCAGATAACGGCTGCCCAGATAACGAGCGCCAATTCCTCAGCACAGTTACACCGCAACAAAGCAAGTTGTCTGCGCACTTCGTGACGGTACAGATAAACGGCCATGAAGTAAAAATGAAAGTCGATACTGAAGCAGAAGTCACGGTCGTGGGGGAAAATTTCCCAGGAATGCCAAGCTATCTTGAGAACGCAGGAAATCTAAGGGGACCAAGTGACGCAAGCATTGACAC ATATCCAGAGCTGGCCTTGCTGAAAGGTGATACGTCATCAGAAGCGGTTATCAGCCATCTGAAGAGCATCTTCGCCAGGCACGGCATCCCAAACACCGTGGTATCCGATAACGGACCACAATTTGTCTCGTTTGCTTTCAAGCATTTTTCAAGCGTGTACGGGTTCAAGCACGTCACAACTAGCGCGCTCTTCCCGCAAGCCAACAGCGAAGCTGAGCGCATG GGAAAaaagttccggtaa